DNA from Penaeus vannamei isolate JL-2024 chromosome 3, ASM4276789v1, whole genome shotgun sequence:
ATTGCCAGAAATTGATGTCCTCATTCAAACCAaccgaaaaaaacgagaaagttgGGGGAAGGGTAATTGTTTGTAATACGTCCGCCTAACGGATCGCGACGATTTTAGTATCGTTAGATTCGTCTGACTGTCTAATTTcaaaatatattgaaattattgAGCAGaaatcccccaaacccccccattattggccccgatagcaggggcaaaATAGAAATGATATGCACAGATTCAGTAACTATATTGTTTAATGCAAGGGGTTGTGCTCCTGCTCagggaaacaaagaatcctccacatattcatggcAGGACAGAGTGTCAGGCAGACTTGGCAATGCTGCGCTCACATGGTGGTCATGCGCTAGTGCCTGCTGTGAATACAAGGAGGATTCTTTGTTATTTTGGGCAGGGGTTGTGGGTGGCAGGTTGCAGGGGGCACAGGCCCCTGCATcaaacaatatagtgactgattctgtgtatatcatttacaatttacccaagaatgtgggggttggggggtggcttTCGTGCAATAAAACCATATTTGTAGACACTGAGAGGAATTAAACAATACCAAAATTGTCACAATCCATTTGGTGGATGTATTCCAAAAAAATTACCAAAACTATATGAATATAAGATCAGAGTAGTAACAACCCAAGAAAGAAGTTTTCATCCTTATTCAATATTATATTACTGATGTATAATTTTTAAACAGTTGTGATTGTCTTTACTTTTAGTCTTTTGTATGATAATTCCATAGAATTTGCTAGCACGTGTTTTAAAAGGACGATGTGTTTTTCAAAGTTGTTAGTATAGAACTATTTGGAGGCCGTTACTTGATATGAACATTGATATGATGCTAATACAAGTAATGAAAAAATGTTGGCACGAGCATCTTACAAATTGTAAAGGTAGTATTAAAGACCATTATGAAAGTCTTGATAACTAGAATTATTTTGGTATTTTGACATTATGTTGAAAAAACTAAAACCCAGTGAGGTTGATAgccatgtgtctttatatattaaAATGATATTTGAAATCAGCTATTTTACAATTATATTTAAGATGCAATGGTTTATAATGAATCTAATTGGTTCTTAGATTTCACTTGAATTACCATTTTTGGAACTTTGCATGAGTCATTTGTAATATTAAGCAAAGGCAAAACGAAAAAATATTATTTAATCTTTACGGTATGGATGCACTAAGCTAGGGCAAATTGAAGTTGCAGTTGTCAGTACAAGAAGTAATATGACATGAATGGTAACTACAATTAAAGGTAAAAGATTACAGAAAGCACCACtcacagcctaagtccactcTGCTGAAGGGTTACAATACTTGTCGGAGAATATTGAGGGCCAGAGTCCTCCCATCAATCCTCCCCTTGGACAGTGCCCAAAGGGCATACCCAGTCATGGCAACATAGATTGTTGAAGAAATTTTTAATATAGAGTTAGTTACATAGCGTCTGTACTGTAAAATATCAATTAAgaaattttatgtttatatgattttgtgaaaaatttttatttcttaatatatAGAAGATAATCTAGGTGTCTTATAAATACAGcaggatatataaatgtatagatgacAGTCACATTGGTTTTCTGATCAGTACTTCTCAAAATTATATTGTTTGTCTTCTAGTGGCAACCTACTGGTGTCAGTAATGGAAGGCCAGCAATTTCAAATTAACCTGATGCTATAGTGGTGATTGCTGTTACCTATTTGATTTTACACTCCAGCAAAGGCTAACCAACCAACACTTTATTTTGACGAGATAGAGTTTAGACTACTTCCTTATTTGGTCATAAATTTTCAAGAAGTTCTACAACCACAGATGATTGTTGGTTGTTGCTAGAGCACTGACAGTTGCAAAGGCCACATTTACCAGTTACCTGTTGTAGATGCACAGGTATCTAAATGTATAACTACTGTAGCAGCATTCCCAAACTCTTCTATGTGTTTGTTAGCCAGTTATGTATGAATTATATTACAATGTCATGTCTTTGACTAAAACTTTTTGATGCTAGATTAtccctttgtcttttttgtctatgTTATATGGTTTGAAGAATGTGATTATCACATTTAGTTATTTCAGATTTAAtggattgattttcttttttatttatttattttttttaaactcctttgtttatatacaaataaactttTCTTCTGTAGACTACTAATGTTTCATTCTTGCTTCCAACAGAAATATGGCTGAAGCCAAAGCAAAGGAAGATTATGTACATGTCAGCAAGAAGATGCGAACAGATGTCTGCAGTAATGCAATCGACAGCACTACAGACAAGAATTGTGATTCAGACCAGTCAGGAGACAGAGATAATCTTTTCAAGACATTTGAAAACTTTGAAGTACAACGTGTATTAAGTAACTCTGAGGATCACAAAAGTATTGCTGTTGTTGGCAAcctgaaaggaaaggaaggaaatgctGTAGTCATGTTGAAGGTAATTTTTTTTGTATCAAATAAAGCGTATATGTTTAGAAATTAAAAATGGAAGGTTTAATGGTTAATACAGCAAAAAAATGTTTTGGTATAATTGGCATGTTGATCCTTTGACAGAAATTAGCCTTCAATGCAGAGAAACTAGAAGAAATATTTAGTGGCAAAACAGAAACTAAAACTTTGTTCCGCAATGATATATACTACAACAGCACAGCATGGATGCCAAGAGAATTGAATGGTATGTTATTGGGTTGTTTGAGTTCCCTTTTTTGCAAGAATTTTTTATCAGAATTTTGATTTATTACAATACAATGAGCCAGATTGAAATATTTACTATAtcataagtgatatatatattctgtgttaaGTATTTTTCTACATTCTCTCCTTTTGGAAAAAGAAATTCTCCCTTGTGTTAGATTTCATGCTAAGCATTAATGTTGAAATTATGAATTCCAAATAATTTATTCTTGATTTGTGGTTATATAATTTAAATCAGGAAAAGTAATTTCTTCTGCAAACACTTGGCTTCTTTAtgtcttcatatttttctgttttcctgtGTCTCATAGGGATAGACCTGTTCAtccttaaaagaaaataaattatttctCTACCAGTATGTGTATAcgtttcttctgcctcttcttccagcttttcctatcccccttatttttatttttattttcccttccattttcctcctcctcctcattctgaaATTCTATTCGAGAGGATTACAACAGCCTTTTATTTCAGAGCTGGGAGCGACCATCATCTATCCAGCACAGGAGAAGCACATCCTTAAATATGAGAAACAAGCTTCTTCTTTTGTCTATGAAACACCTGAGCTGTATAAGGAGGTTACGAAACCATTCATTGAGTCGGCTTCCTTTAGCAAAGAGGTAAACAATCTATTATTTAGGCTTTGTCGTTTGTGGCTTGAGGAAGACCCTGATATTGGATATTGGATCATGCTATTCTTGGTCTCTTGTCTAAAAAGTGTATCTTCGaagttccccctcctctcccatttttctctctctctctctctctctctctctctctctctctctctctctctctctctctctctctctctctctctctctctctctctctctctctctctcattctcctccctctccctctccctctccctatccctttcctccttcctctcccatttctctctctctctctctctctctctctctctctctctctcactcactcactcactctctctctctctctctctctctctctctctctctctctctctctctctctctctctctctctctctctctctctctctgtctctctctctctgtctctctctctctctctctctctctctctctctctctctctctctctctctctctctctctctctctctctctctctctctctctctctctctctctctctctctctctctctcctccctctctctctctctccctctctctccctctctctctctctctctctctgtctctctctctctctctctctctctctctctctctctctctctctctctctctctctctctctctctctctctctctccctctctctctctctctctctctctctctctctctctctctctctctctctctctctctctctctctctctctctctctctctctctctctctctctcactctctctctcacgctctctctctctctctctcggtctctctctctctctctctctctctctctctctctctcctctctctccctctctctctctctctctctccctccctccctctctctctccctccctctctctctctctctctctctctctctctctctcttcctctctctctctctctctctctctctctctctctctctctctctctctctctctctctctctctctctctctctctctctctctctctctctctctctctctctctctctctctcctctctctctccctctccctctctttactctctctctctccctctccctctctttactctctctctctccctctccctctcttttcctctctctctctccctctcttttactctctctctctccctctcttttactctctctctctccctctcttttactctctctctctctctctctctctctctctctctctctctctctctctctctctctctctctctctctctctctctctctctctctctctctctctctctctctctctctctctctctctctgtctgtctgtctgtctgtctgtctctctcactctcactctctctctccctctctctctctttctctctctctctctttctttccctctccctgtcttctctctccctctctctttctctctctctctctctttctctctctctctttctctcctctctctttctctccctctctctctctctcctctctctctctctctccctctctcttcctttctccctccctctctctttcctagcccccttctctctctccttcctctccctctctatatttctccctctctctctctctctctctctctctctctctctctctctctctctctctctctctctctctctctctctctctctctctctctctctctctctctctctctctctctctctctctctctctctctctctctctctctctctctctctctctctctctctctctctccctccctctctctctctctctctctctctctctctctctctctctctctctctctttttctcttctctctctctctctttctttctctctttctctctctctcttttctctctctctctttctctctctctcttctctctctctctctctctctctctcttcttctctctctctcttctctctctctctctctctctctctctctctctctctgtctctctctctctctctctctctctctctttctctctctctctctctctctctctctctctctctctttctctctctctctctttctctctctctctctctctctctctctctttttctctctctctctttctctctctctgtctttatctctctttctctctttctctttttctctctctctttatctctatttctctctctctctctctctctctctttctctctctctctctctctctctttatctctctttctctctctctctttatctctctttctctctctctctttctctctctctctctctctttctctctctctctctctctctctctctctctctctctctctctctctctctctctctctctctctctctctctctctctctctctctctctctctctctctctctctctctctcattctctctctctctctctctctctctctctctctctctctctctctctcattctctctctctcattctctctctctcattctctctctcatgctctctctctcatgctctctctctcattccctctctctctcattctctctctctctcattctctctctctctcattctctctctctcatgctctctctctctctgtctctctctctctctctgtctctctctctctctcattctctctctctctctcattcgctctctcattctctctctctcattttctctctctcattttctctctctcattttctctctctcattttctctcattttctctctctcattttctctctctcattctctctctctcattctctctctctcattctctctctctcattctctttctctctctctctctctctctctctctctctctctcactctctgtctctgtctctctctctctctctctctctctctctctctctctctctctcaaaattgtTGCATTATACCTGCTTGAAATTATGATTTATTCCTCTAGTAAATTGTTTTTGATAATCCTATGTTTATTACCAAATTATTGACTAAATCATGATATGATCTTCAGAATTTGGAGTAATTATATAACATCTTGATCAGTGCTGCTGCTTTCTTTAACATCTTGTATGGGAGAGTAGATACTTCTCATTACGGCACATGCATTCACAGAAAAGATAATGCCGGGGGTAATGTAAATAAATTGTTAGTtataatataaagtaaaaaataagtagGAACCTTATCAAACAATGATTAATTTAGAAGAAATTTGGATCTTGATCTTGATCATCATCTTTGTTGCATGCCCAGTTAGCCTAGCAAAGTAGGGAGAGTGTTGCAATTGCTATGGCACAAGGAAAAACAGATGATGCTCAAGATCATAATGACTAGTAATGCAAGTCTAATGGATGTGATATCCCTTCTTATGAAAATTGTTAAAGGATTAATGAACTACCATACCTAACTTCATGGCTTAGTTTCCCATATTTGTTTCTTGCCTTCAGAAAAGGATGAATGTGATATTAGTAAAATtgtagaaataaatagaatagacatataacaatgatactatttaTCTGATAATCTATCACTTGTAGATCTGAGAATTGAGAGAATGCAgagtatatttttcattattacattatttagtataatataatatcttcCTTTTGTTTCATCATAGTATTATCTGCATTGTTGCTACTAAAATTAGGTTTGCAAACTATACATTTGATATAGCTTTGGAGGGAATATAAAATCGTTTAAAGTATTACACCATACAAAGTGGAAGGTATAAACTAGTTTATGCAAAGTTTAATGCAGGTTGTAAGAATTATTACAGCATACAACATTGTTCAGAGTAtgcaaaaaatgacaaaaaaaaaaaacattagttttAATTTAATAGAGTTACTAGCAATAGTGCACATAACtgagaaataaggaataaagattTTACCCTTCTATTAATGGATGAATGGAACTCCTGTCAGAGTATGAAACGTATGCAAGATTGAAATGTGAAATCCGTTACAGACAAGTTacgtttttcttatgtttttatgTTGCTGAAgaatcctatttttctttttacagtggatatataatattttagaacacaaaaaagaagaagatcgaATTGTTTTTGAGGATCCAGACCCAGAACTTGGCTTCATCCTCTTACCAGACATGAAGTGGACTGGAGAGCAGATGGAGGATCTGTATCTTCAGGCTATTGTTCGCAGAAGGGACCTGACAAGCATCCGTGACCTTAGAGGCAACCACATTCCTTTACTAAAGAATATTATGAAGAAAGGAACAGTAAGCagggtttttgtgtgtgcatgtgtgtgtgagtgaataagcCTAGATTGCTATGCTATGTACAAGTGTTATGTAGAATTTATGATGATAGGGTTAGTGAGACCTGCTCTCTTTTTAACCATTTCAAGTGGTTAAAAATGACCAGGCCAGCCCTAAATATTGTAAATTCACCCAGATTAcactttatcattacaactaaaCTACTAGTGCAAACATAGGAGTGTATATCAGTATAAAATACTATTTCAGTATGTTACTTGATACAGGAAGCAGCAGCTTGTTGAGTGAAAGTGGTAAAACACATGGTCTAGTCACTTGGTAGATTGGCAATGGCTGTGTCTTAGTCATTGACTGCCAGTTTGGTGATCTGGACAGCTAGTAGGATATTtattttgtcccccccccccctgaaattcTTTTATTGTGTCcaactttttttttaggtttgttgaAATGTAACTGTAGGGGACTTTGCTAATGTATTAGTTTCAAAACTTTGTTCATGCAAGAATGAACTTTTGtatcaaaggatttttttctttcttttccaaaaaAAGTACTGTTTGTTGGGACTGTCAGCAGCAGTCCAAGTTATTTAAGATTTAAATTTTTCTTATATGTGAAACACCACTCTATTCCACAGGAAGCTATAATGGAGAAGTATGGAATTCCAGCACACAAGCTCCGTATATATGTCCACTACCTGCCAACATTCTACCATCTCCATGTTCATTTCACTGCCCTCTCATTTGATGCTCCAGGTATACATGTGCACCCTGTTTGATTTCTTCCTTTGGTTTCTGAAGTGCTTCCTGGTTTGTAATTGTAGACGGCAATCATGACAATTCTCTCCAGgacagacattttttttattgaaaatgtATACATCCAGTAAATAGAAATGGGAAGACCACACTTTATTAAGGTgggatttgttttttatttgtatcatttgtaTAATCCTAAAAGGCTTCATTTTCCATTTCTGGATTCAGTATTCATAGAGATCAattgatgttattgttcttattggtgTATAAAAACAATTTAAAACCAGATACTATGTTATAGTTTGCACACACTCGTAGAATGGATGGTCAGATTAGTGTTGGCTGTATTCATAATGAACCTTTCAGTTAGCATATAGATGTGGTCACAGATTATGAAATCCTTTGAGtcattttgattttattgatttttatattttagaATTGATTACTTATTTTTCAAAACATAAGCAAGAtcaagaggatgaaagaggaagagagagagtgcatgcaaATCATACAAAATCCCGTTCAGGATTTTGTAAGTTAGGAGAGAATTACTGTCTTACCCTCTCACACCAAGTGAAGAGTTGAAACCCCACCACAGAATGCACAatgatatataaaggaatatcaTTCAAATTTCAAAAGATCATATATTTAGCATCTTGAACATCCAAAAATTACCAAATCTATAATTTCAAACTAACATGATTCTCCATTTTCCTGGGAAAATTTATGCAACATTTAATGCAAGAGACATCATGCTCCTCCAAGAACACACATACAAGGGGAAGATAATGTGGTGGGGTGGTGAGGGTCCCCAAAATAGGCATGAACTTTGGGCAGAATGACATAATAGGTTCGGATGCAAATTACATATCTTGTGAATGTTATGTTGAAAGTATTCCCATAAATAATGAATTATAGAGAGAAGTAATTTCTGCAGGCATACATTCAAAATATGTTATGTGCAAGTGGAATGAGTAATTATCAGTTTATCCCCTTTATCTTGCCTAAACTAacttaatgttttttgtttttgtttttttgccccaaaaaacatttcatttttttgcaTTTGACACTAGGACTGTAATGcatatgtaaaattacatttatagTTTGAAAATAGTTATTATTccttaaatgcaataatgattcaACCAAGTGATTTACTGCCTGTGATTTCAGGATATTATAGCGGAGTATTACTTTCAGTACATGTTTTATTTAATGACTTCCACAATACTTCTGTCATTTTATCATTCATAGTTATGTAGTTGCATTATTTCTTTGTGTTCCATCAAATTACATaggaatatatccatatataaagaaACTGTTTCTATGTAGTCTATCATACAAAAATAACTTGGTTCAATATAATCTTTACTTGCTTTGACAGGCACTTGGGTTGGAAAAGCAATTGCGCTTTCAACAGTGATCAGCAACTTAAACCTCCGGTCAGATCACTATGAGTTAGCTGAGCTGGCATTCATGTTAAAGGATAATCATCCCCTCCATGCAAAATTTGAAGAGAAAGGTAAGGTTTATAGCTCTGTAGTAGCTTAAGTTCATTTGTCACACATCGGTTTTAATACTTTACTAAGTATTAAAACTGATGTATGACAAATGAACTTAAGCTATAGAATCGAGATGTGTCTATCCTTTATGAAATTGCCAAAATCAGTTAAGTGGGTTTAAAGCTATAGAATCGAGATGTGTCTATCCTTTATCAAATTGGCAAAACCAGTTTAAGTGGGTTTAAAGTTTCATATTTTTACAGCATATTTATAACCTTAATTCTCAGCCATTGACATGGAAAGTAACCACACCAGTTCTTGTCATAAAATGGAGCAGATTTCATTGAAAACAGGTACAAGAATTGCATTTTTGTTAAGATGGCAAGTTTGCCTCTTCCATTCTCAATACCTCATTGCTTACCTGTTATGTATGAGAGAGAATGCCAAATTAGATATGATTATATTTGAGAAGTTTCATTTTATTGAAACACTTCAATAAAATCTTATTTATGACATTCCTTTCAAAATAATATGTCCATATTTATTATGTCAGATTGTCACAGTTTGGTTAGAATTTCCAGATTGTTTTTTCAAAAAGCTTTTATAATTGGAGCACAGACCTATGTGTGCCTTGGATTTCTACATCATTTCATGAAAAATACATGGAATGTTCATAGACTGTCCCTGATAAATCTGTTGAaagtgaacatttattttgtaaataatttttcccctcattttattatcataattttcaaattTTACATGAAGTGAAATAATTTTTGATATCAGAAATTGTAATATTGATTTATTTCCCAAAGTTCTAAAGATTGATCTGCTTAGAAATACTAAATAGATGGCCTGACTTCAGATGACATTTTAACCAACTTGTCCTCTGAGCATTCTAGCAAGAGATGAATAACTCCCTTCTCAGAACTACATTTAGTTATCGTGTGAATGAAAGGAAAGCAAGTCTGCAAATGTAATAGTagtttttcccccaaaaaaatgcaatattctaCATGTATGGCACATTGCATACTTTGGTGATTTGTTCTATGTAAATGAGAGCTTAGGTTTATTAGAAATACATTTTCAAAGATTAGATGCAGTTTTATCAGATTATTTAACATGTGAATATTATATTAGTGATAATTAAGTACTTTCATTGCCAACATAGCCAAAAGTTATATAAATATTGGAAAATCTATAAATATTAGTGGAAGTATATAGTGCTAAGTATAGATTAGACTTACTTTTGCCAGAAAGATTAGTATATTAAAAATTGATATGAATTACACATTGTAAATATTATGTTCTTTTTCAGGTTGTTTCTCTGGATAGAGGTTCATAAAAGGAGCTGAAGATGTTTGTTCATATAGTAATTGCAAGAGAAATATGATATTTTACTtgtattaccattttctttggcTTTGTCTTCAGAGGAAACCTAGAGTAATAGCACTTCTGCTCCTGTGTAATTTTTTGAATGAAAGATTAGTTATTTTAGCTGCAGAGAAttcttcttttcatattattgatatttttattcattgataCCATTGGCTGCAGCATTATCATTAAGACGGAAGAGAAATGAACCTTGAAGGCTTCTATTTTGTGTATTTAGCTCATATGTAGTTGTTTAATAGGTTCTTTATATTTTACTTGCTGAAAGTTTtatatttattctgtttatttttattatataacttTGAATTTGTCATTAGAATGGGTAAAGAGCAGTGGAACTCTAAACATTTCTATGtaatattttatattaaaaatttGATTGTATTTTTGTACTTATTACCCAATAGATGTATTTATTTACCTTAGCAGTCTACAGTGCATCTTCTTGATAAATTTATACAAAACTTTTGTAACAAAGGAAgttatgaaataaaaagaatattttcaagcatctatatctgtattcagTATTACTTCCTTAACAAATATCAGTGACTCATGCAGGGACaataattttttaaaagaaagGGATGTACTTCAAACTGAAGTAAAATTCTTAAGCTTAGGTCCCATTTTATTATGCATCATTGTCTGTTGCCTTTTTTATTTCAATCAAGAAAAATATATCCACAGAGGTAATAAGTTAAGGCTGAACTAATCTCTTGTAAAGAGTTACTTTTTTATtggctgtgtatgtgttgtt
Protein-coding regions in this window:
- the Dcps gene encoding m7GpppX diphosphatase is translated as MAEAKAKEDYVHVSKKMRTDVCSNAIDSTTDKNCDSDQSGDRDNLFKTFENFEVQRVLSNSEDHKSIAVVGNLKGKEGNAVVMLKKLAFNAEKLEEIFSGKTETKTLFRNDIYYNSTAWMPRELNELGATIIYPAQEKHILKYEKQASSFVYETPELYKEVTKPFIESASFSKEWIYNILEHKKEEDRIVFEDPDPELGFILLPDMKWTGEQMEDLYLQAIVRRRDLTSIRDLRGNHIPLLKNIMKKGTEAIMEKYGIPAHKLRIYVHYLPTFYHLHVHFTALSFDAPGTWVGKAIALSTVISNLNLRSDHYELAELAFMLKDNHPLHAKFEEKGCFSG